GGGCAGATCGGCGGGCAGGTCGGCGGGCAGATCGGCGGGCAGGGCGGCGGTGGTGGTGAGCAGCAGGGCGGCCTGGGCAGCGCGGAGCATGCGGGCGGTGCGCGCGACGGGGGCGGCGGGGTCGAGCGGCAGGAAGGCGGCACCGGCCTTGAGGATGGCGAGCTGGGCGACGATCCAATCGGGGGCGCGGGGGAGCAGGAGGGCGACGACGGCCTCGGCGGGGAGGGCGCGGGCGCGCAGGGCATGAGCGAGCTGATTAGCCTGGGTATCGAGCTGGCGATAGGTGAGGGCCGTGGTGCCCGCGGCGAGGGCGAGGGCGTCGGGGGTGCGGGCGGCCTGGGCGGCGACGAGATCAGGGACGAGGGGCAGCGCGGGCATGTGGGCAGGCGGGGGCGGCAGGAGGCGCTGGCGCTCGGCGGGGGTGAGCAGGGCGAGCGTGTGCAGGGGCGCGGCGGGCTGCGCGGCCATCCCGGCCAGCAGCGTCGTGAAGTGGCTCCCCATCCGCTCGATCGTTGCCGCCGCGAAGAGATCAGGGTTGTACACGAAGACGCCGCTCAGCCCCGACTCAGTTTCGACCATATTGAGGGTGAGATCGAATTTCGACGCTCCATTGCTTACGTCGCCGATCCGCAGCTCAAGCTCGGCGCTCCGCACCACCGCCGCTGACGCAGCATGAAGCGAGAACACGACCTGAAAGAGCGGCGTGTAGTTGAGGCTGCGCTCCGGGCGCAGCTCCTCGACCAGCTTCTCGAACGGCAGGTCTTGATGGGCATACGCGCCCAGCGCCGTCTCGCGCACCCGCTGGAGAATATCCCGAAACGTCGGATTCCCGGACAGGTCGCTGCGCAGCACCAGCATATTAACGAAGAAGCCGATCAGCCCGGCGGTTTCGGCACGGGGACGGTTGGCGGTCGGCGATCCCACCACAATATCCGGCTGGTCCGTATAGTGGTACAGCAGCGTCTTAAAAGCGGCCAGCAGCGTCATAAAGAGCGTCGTGCCCTCCTGCTGGCTCAGCGCGGCAAGCGCCTCGTGGATTGTCCCAGGAATGTCGAAGGCGTGGTGCGCGCCCCGAAACGTTTGGACCGTTGGCCTGGCACGATCGCTGGGCAGCTCGATCAATGCGGGAGCGCCGGTCAACTGCCGTTTCCAGTAGGCGAGCTGCTGCTCAAGGACCGCGCCTTGCAGCCATTCGCGCTGCCACACCGCATAGTCTGCGTACTGGATCGGGAGGGCGGGTAGCGCGTGCGCCGGATTCTCCGACCTGACGCACGCGCTGTACAGCGCTGCCAGCTCTTGAACAAACACATCCCGCGACCAGCCATCGAAGATGAGATGATGCATCGTCAGGACCAACACAAGATCATCCCAGGCACGCTGGAGCAGAAGGCCGCGCCATAGCGGACCAACCACCAGGTCAAACGGTCGCTGTGCTTC
This window of the Herpetosiphonaceae bacterium genome carries:
- a CDS encoding condensation domain-containing protein: MTTEDLFALPTSFAQQRLWILEQLQPGSAIYNIPWTIEIAGPVDMPALQRAIQALVDRHETLRTTFATVDGTPVQVVAEAVSVALPVVNLMSDEPAEREATVQRLIAAEAQRPFDLVVGPLWRGLLLQRAWDDLVLVLTMHHLIFDGWSRDVFVQELAALYSACVRSENPAHALPALPIQYADYAVWQREWLQGAVLEQQLAYWKRQLTGAPALIELPSDRARPTVQTFRGAHHAFDIPGTIHEALAALSQQEGTTLFMTLLAAFKTLLYHYTDQPDIVVGSPTANRPRAETAGLIGFFVNMLVLRSDLSGNPTFRDILQRVRETALGAYAHQDLPFEKLVEELRPERSLNYTPLFQVVFSLHAASAAVVRSAELELRIGDVSNGASKFDLTLNMVETESGLSGVFVYNPDLFAAATIERMGSHFTTLLAGMAAQPAAPLHTLALLTPAERQRLLPPPPAHMPALPLVPDLVAAQAARTPDALALAAGTTALTYRQLDTQANQLAHALRARALPAEAVVALLLPRAPDWIVAQLAILKAGAAFLPLDPAAPVARTARMLRAAQAALLLTTTAALPADLPADLPADLP